A genomic window from Mycobacteriales bacterium includes:
- a CDS encoding CaiB/BaiF CoA-transferase family protein, which translates to MSHGPLGGITVLDLSSVGPAARASRWLSDYGAAVVKVGPVPTVRGPGVQIVPPFHAYSGQRGIRRTLIDLKASEGRAVFLRLTARADVIIESFRPGVADRLGIGYDDVKGRNPRIVYCSTSGYGQHGPRSQWAGHDLNYLAVAGFLHTSGRGPDGRPVLPGATVADSAGGGLHAVTAILASLVARAQTGEGCYLDVSIADGVLALMALQVDEYLAVGRSPEPGSGLLTGRYACYDTYRTSDGGWLAVAAIEPRFWANLCRTLGLEKWINHQTDDAVQDDVRRDLAAVLAGRSRLDWETDLAGADTCIAAVRPVEEVVVDEHFSARGAVIEAQHPSHGALRQLGPLLAGAPRAEQPVVLPDPATTDTDELLSAAGYTASDCRELRAKGVVG; encoded by the coding sequence ATGAGCCATGGACCGCTCGGTGGCATCACCGTGCTCGATCTGTCCAGTGTGGGTCCGGCCGCCCGTGCGTCCCGCTGGCTGAGCGACTACGGCGCCGCCGTGGTCAAGGTCGGTCCGGTCCCGACCGTCCGGGGCCCAGGTGTCCAGATCGTCCCTCCGTTCCACGCCTACAGCGGCCAGCGGGGTATCCGCCGGACCCTGATCGATCTCAAGGCGAGCGAGGGTCGGGCGGTCTTTCTCCGGCTGACCGCGCGGGCCGACGTGATCATCGAAAGTTTCCGACCAGGCGTGGCGGACCGGCTGGGCATCGGCTACGACGACGTCAAGGGCCGCAACCCACGGATCGTGTACTGCTCAACTTCGGGCTACGGCCAGCACGGACCACGGTCGCAGTGGGCCGGACACGATCTCAACTACCTAGCCGTCGCTGGGTTCCTCCACACCTCCGGGCGTGGCCCGGACGGCAGGCCTGTACTCCCTGGAGCCACCGTGGCTGACAGCGCGGGTGGCGGATTGCACGCGGTCACCGCGATCCTCGCCAGCCTGGTGGCTCGCGCCCAAACCGGCGAAGGCTGCTACCTCGACGTTTCGATCGCCGACGGAGTGCTCGCGTTGATGGCGCTCCAGGTCGACGAATATCTCGCGGTTGGCCGTTCCCCCGAGCCCGGTTCCGGACTGCTTACCGGCCGTTACGCCTGTTACGACACCTACCGCACGAGTGACGGTGGATGGTTGGCGGTCGCCGCGATCGAGCCTCGGTTCTGGGCCAACTTGTGCCGGACGCTCGGTCTGGAGAAGTGGATCAACCATCAGACCGACGACGCGGTGCAAGACGATGTGCGGCGCGACCTGGCTGCGGTCTTGGCAGGCCGGAGTCGGCTGGACTGGGAGACCGACTTGGCGGGCGCCGACACCTGTATCGCGGCTGTCCGCCCGGTCGAGGAGGTAGTGGTCGACGAACACTTCAGTGCGCGCGGCGCGGTCATCGAAGCGCAGCATCCAAGCCACGGCGCCCTCCGCCAACTCGGACCGCTGCTAGCCGGCGCGCCACGCGCCGAACAGCCGGTCGTGTTGCCCGACCCCGCGACCACTGACACAGACGAACTGCTCAGCGCCGCTGGGTACACCGCGAGCGATTGTCGGGAGCTGCGGGCGAAGGGGGTCGTCGGGTGA
- a CDS encoding MaoC family dehydratase N-terminal domain-containing protein, whose protein sequence is MTGTDLPPGVTTLIDVVQYEQAADFPVERGYVWTCCASVENGNPLYWDDAVAAEVTGGPIAPPSMLSAWFRPHHWTPGQTKAALPLQVHFDLKELLGLPEAVMTDNSMVFYDPVRPGDLLVTGQRLRSVGPEKRTSLGTGRFWVIDVEYRNQRGELVGIESYTGFGYRRSA, encoded by the coding sequence GTGACCGGCACAGACCTGCCACCGGGCGTCACCACGCTGATCGACGTCGTGCAGTACGAACAGGCCGCCGATTTTCCGGTCGAACGCGGCTACGTGTGGACGTGCTGCGCGTCGGTCGAGAACGGCAATCCGCTCTACTGGGACGACGCGGTGGCCGCTGAAGTCACCGGCGGCCCGATAGCCCCGCCGTCGATGCTCTCCGCGTGGTTTCGCCCCCACCATTGGACTCCCGGCCAGACCAAGGCAGCCCTGCCGCTCCAGGTGCACTTCGACCTCAAGGAGCTGCTCGGGTTGCCGGAGGCGGTCATGACCGACAACTCGATGGTCTTCTATGACCCCGTACGGCCGGGGGATCTTCTGGTCACCGGCCAGCGGCTGCGCTCGGTCGGCCCGGAGAAACGGACCTCGCTGGGCACCGGTCGCTTCTGGGTCATCGACGTGGAGTACCGCAATCAGCGTGGCGAGCTCGTCGGTATCGAGTCCTACACCGGATTCGGCTACCGGAGGTCGGCATGA
- a CDS encoding acyl-CoA dehydrogenase family protein, with translation MDLDLTSEQELLRESVRRICARHAGLDVVRKMENDPIGYPPQLWAQLADSGLIGLTLPDRWGGSAMTLLEAALVYGEFGRSLAPSPHFVSSVLCGGVLARGGTDEQRERFLPGIADGSAVWSVAWLEPAGGFGPRGIGLRAEAEGDGWRLDGVKRHVAYATAADRLLVLAETADGITLFVVDPSSPGVSLTQQLSVASDTQYRVEFAAATVPADAVVGAPGAGWAIWEEVAPAAMILLAAQAVGGARRSLELAVDYAATRRQFDKPLGAFQAIAHYLADATTAVDGAETLVWEAAWAASAGRSTARLAPMAKLFACQTFRDVTAMAQQIFGGVGFALEFDVQLFFRRAKALQVAWWDGRYLEELIAAEVLDA, from the coding sequence ATGGACCTGGATCTCACCTCCGAGCAGGAGCTGCTGCGAGAATCAGTGCGGCGAATCTGCGCCCGGCACGCCGGACTCGACGTGGTTCGCAAGATGGAGAACGACCCGATCGGGTACCCGCCACAGCTGTGGGCGCAGCTCGCCGACTCCGGGCTGATCGGTCTCACTCTCCCCGATCGCTGGGGCGGCTCCGCCATGACCCTGCTCGAGGCAGCTCTGGTCTACGGGGAGTTCGGCCGATCTCTGGCCCCGTCGCCGCACTTCGTGAGCTCCGTGCTGTGCGGAGGTGTGCTCGCGCGCGGCGGGACGGATGAGCAACGCGAGCGTTTCCTGCCCGGGATCGCTGACGGTTCGGCCGTCTGGTCCGTCGCCTGGCTCGAGCCCGCGGGTGGGTTCGGCCCGCGCGGGATCGGCCTCCGCGCCGAAGCCGAGGGGGACGGATGGCGACTGGATGGCGTCAAGCGGCACGTTGCCTACGCGACGGCAGCCGACCGGCTGCTCGTCCTCGCCGAAACCGCAGATGGGATCACCCTGTTCGTCGTCGACCCGAGCTCCCCCGGGGTCAGCCTCACTCAACAGCTGTCGGTGGCGTCGGACACCCAGTACCGGGTGGAGTTCGCCGCAGCCACCGTCCCCGCCGACGCCGTCGTCGGGGCACCGGGCGCCGGCTGGGCGATCTGGGAAGAGGTCGCACCCGCGGCGATGATCCTGTTGGCGGCGCAAGCCGTCGGCGGAGCCCGCCGCTCCCTCGAGCTCGCGGTCGACTACGCCGCGACCCGACGCCAGTTCGACAAGCCGCTCGGCGCCTTCCAGGCGATCGCGCACTACCTCGCGGACGCAACCACCGCGGTCGACGGCGCCGAGACGCTGGTCTGGGAGGCGGCCTGGGCTGCTTCAGCCGGGCGTTCGACGGCCCGGCTGGCGCCGATGGCGAAGTTGTTCGCCTGTCAGACATTCCGCGACGTCACCGCCATGGCGCAGCAGATCTTCGGCGGCGTCGGCTTCGCCCTCGAATTCGACGTCCAGCTGTTCTTTCGCCGCGCCAAGGCTCTCCAGGTCGCCTGGTGGGACGGCCGCTACCTCGAGGAGCTCATCGCTGCCGAGGTGCTCGACGCGTAG
- a CDS encoding WXG100 family type VII secretion target: MAMIKVTSEDLQSASGTLMQGSNEISDRLTSMKNLVTNLVGGDWQGAASGKFNELFDQWNVSAADLQRALSGISQLLGNAASAYAETESQIAQSMNQG; this comes from the coding sequence ATGGCCATGATCAAAGTCACGTCCGAGGATCTGCAGAGCGCATCCGGCACGCTGATGCAGGGCTCGAACGAGATCAGCGACCGCCTGACGAGCATGAAGAACCTCGTGACGAATCTCGTCGGCGGCGACTGGCAGGGCGCCGCGTCGGGCAAGTTCAACGAACTGTTCGACCAGTGGAACGTCTCGGCGGCCGACCTGCAGCGGGCCCTAAGCGGGATCTCCCAACTGCTGGGCAACGCGGCCAGCGCCTACGCCGAGACGGAGAGCCAAATCGCGCAGTCGATGAACCAGGGCTGA
- a CDS encoding FtsK/SpoIIIE domain-containing protein, translated as MRLTITLRSAEASRHLAVDTQPGTTLADLLEAAGASGAVAVNGRAAQPKTLLSHIPVRDGTVLDVGRRRPATRRADPGALALLVAGGPAAGHSLPLAEGTHPLGRTEPLPLDDPDVSRRHAQLVVTPDHSLALTDLGSLNGTRVQEQPVAGTHLLRPGDLIRMGQSALIVAMAPTADAAMTEGDGGRLRYSRPPRIRVGAAGTKVDLPAPPGETDRAPIPVLAILAPVAIGVMMALLLHQITYLAFTALSPVMAIGNVVSDRRRGRVGHRQRMVEFEARRSAALATARTAQETELGRLRYDHPDPATALLIATGPSSRLWERQRHDDDFLTLRIGTAEIPASVEVRQTAPPTETVSRVTRLPEAPVVVPVTSCGAVGLTGPATLVRALARAMLLTAAVLHSPRELTITLLTLDEARADWEWLRWLPHTRFPDSAAAGSRIGNDEVTVTNRVSELAALIDARRAAVPPGQKPTLPATADLVVVDNSYRVRLETALGPLLHAGPGVGVYFLCLDDTAARLPEECASVVEIRDAPDGPLAQLRRSGHQPVEQIVPDRVTPDVCEELARSIAPVIDAGGVETQAALPGSVRFLELAGLEPPTSEAILAGWSGGGRTTRALLGVGADGPAILDLAQGPHVLIGGTTGSGKSELLQTLVASLAVANRPDAMNFVLVDYKGGAAFRGCAQLPHTVGMLTDLDAFLVERALTSLRAELQRRKALLDAADKTNVSRYWEALPSMPGADPMPRLVVVVDEFAVMAEQLPELLKSLVEIAAQGRSLGVHLVLATQRPAGVVNAEMRANINLRIALRVASIDDSMDVIGGPEAARIPAEGTAGRCLVRTGTSRPVPLQAARVGGLRPGAHAVSASVGVVPVDWLDVGRPPAGAPPDSYDPADPTDLSTLVTAVAEAGSRLGTARPRSPWQPPLPTALPLSSLAPSDQDLAIVYGLEDLPSRQQQRPAVHDLRRAGHLLVAGAPKSGRSTLLRTLAGSIATSVTAEVAQLYVVDCGGGGLSSLAALPHCGAVVTPAEPERVDRLLTRLTAELSRRMQLLATAGCSDIGEYVAGGGEPLPYLAVIVDRHDAFSTALEHIDGGRLVTELQRLVRDGLAAGVRVIVTGDRSLLTGKLGGLVEDKLVLRLADRMDYTVAGLSAKTLPDIVPTGRAFRLPAGDQIQIATLSADPEGAAQNRAIRDIAATAAAPRHRPIRVDSLPPAISYAEARDLPVSGSGALVGVGGDELGQVRADGPGFLVLGTSGSGRSSALAVIARSVVDDGRPVVLVTPRRSRLSVLIPAGPGVLAVHDGGEEELAAAVATSTDTVLIIDDVEMLTETALGEQITAILRQARDTRHVVYAAASGDEAGNIYRGPLAELRKCKQGLVLAPTNPTQGDVIGTRLPRSVLSAGIPQRGALVLNGTVTAVHVPTIEPPAPARAPAKRRRAPARTESG; from the coding sequence ATGCGGCTCACGATCACCCTGCGCTCCGCGGAGGCATCTCGTCATCTGGCAGTAGACACCCAGCCCGGAACCACCCTCGCCGACTTGCTCGAGGCCGCCGGTGCCAGCGGCGCTGTTGCGGTGAACGGCAGGGCGGCGCAGCCCAAGACCTTGCTTAGCCATATTCCGGTTCGTGACGGAACTGTGCTCGATGTTGGTCGCCGGCGCCCTGCCACCCGCCGTGCGGACCCGGGCGCCCTGGCCCTACTCGTAGCAGGGGGGCCGGCGGCCGGGCACAGCCTGCCACTGGCCGAAGGAACGCATCCTCTCGGACGCACCGAACCCCTGCCGCTGGACGATCCGGACGTGTCCCGTCGCCATGCCCAGCTGGTGGTCACCCCCGACCATTCCCTCGCCTTGACCGACCTCGGCTCGCTGAATGGCACCCGCGTGCAGGAGCAACCGGTGGCCGGCACGCACCTGCTACGCCCCGGCGACCTGATCCGGATGGGGCAGTCCGCGCTCATAGTGGCGATGGCACCGACGGCGGACGCGGCCATGACCGAAGGCGACGGGGGCCGGCTCCGGTACAGCCGTCCACCGAGGATCCGGGTGGGAGCGGCCGGGACCAAAGTGGACCTGCCGGCACCGCCCGGGGAAACCGACCGCGCGCCGATTCCGGTTCTGGCCATCCTGGCCCCAGTGGCTATCGGGGTGATGATGGCCCTGCTGCTGCACCAGATCACCTACCTAGCCTTCACCGCCCTGTCGCCGGTGATGGCCATCGGCAACGTGGTGTCCGATCGGCGCCGCGGCCGGGTCGGTCACCGCCAGAGAATGGTCGAGTTCGAGGCGCGTCGCTCCGCCGCCCTGGCTACCGCGCGCACCGCCCAGGAAACCGAGCTTGGTCGTTTGCGCTACGACCATCCCGATCCGGCCACCGCGCTGCTCATTGCGACCGGCCCGAGCAGCCGATTGTGGGAGCGGCAACGCCACGACGATGACTTCCTCACGCTGCGCATCGGCACCGCCGAGATCCCCGCGTCGGTGGAGGTCCGGCAAACGGCGCCGCCCACCGAAACGGTGTCCCGGGTCACCCGGTTGCCAGAAGCGCCCGTGGTCGTGCCGGTGACGAGTTGCGGCGCGGTGGGTCTGACCGGCCCTGCGACGCTGGTCCGGGCGCTCGCTCGGGCGATGCTGCTGACGGCCGCAGTCCTGCATAGCCCACGTGAACTCACCATCACCTTGTTGACCCTCGACGAGGCTCGTGCCGACTGGGAGTGGCTGCGCTGGCTCCCGCACACACGCTTCCCTGACTCCGCTGCCGCCGGTTCCCGAATCGGCAACGACGAGGTCACAGTGACAAACAGGGTTAGTGAACTGGCCGCACTGATCGATGCGCGCCGTGCGGCTGTCCCGCCTGGTCAGAAGCCGACGCTGCCGGCAACCGCCGATCTGGTGGTCGTAGACAACTCCTATCGGGTGCGACTCGAAACCGCGCTGGGCCCACTGCTGCACGCCGGGCCGGGTGTCGGTGTCTACTTCCTCTGCCTGGATGACACGGCCGCCCGGCTGCCCGAGGAATGCGCATCCGTCGTGGAGATCCGCGATGCGCCGGATGGTCCGCTGGCCCAACTCCGCCGGAGCGGGCACCAACCGGTAGAGCAAATCGTGCCGGACCGGGTTACTCCCGACGTGTGCGAGGAGCTGGCTCGTTCCATCGCCCCCGTGATCGATGCCGGTGGCGTCGAGACCCAGGCGGCGTTGCCCGGATCGGTGCGCTTCCTCGAGCTGGCCGGTCTCGAGCCGCCGACCTCGGAGGCGATCCTCGCGGGCTGGTCCGGCGGCGGTCGGACCACCCGAGCGCTGCTCGGCGTTGGCGCGGACGGTCCGGCAATTCTCGACCTGGCTCAGGGACCGCACGTCCTCATCGGCGGCACCACCGGGTCGGGCAAGAGCGAACTGTTGCAAACCCTGGTGGCCTCGCTCGCGGTCGCAAACCGCCCGGACGCGATGAACTTCGTGCTCGTCGACTACAAGGGGGGGGCGGCGTTCCGCGGATGCGCCCAGCTGCCGCACACCGTCGGCATGCTCACCGACCTCGACGCCTTCCTCGTCGAGCGGGCGCTCACCTCGCTGCGTGCCGAACTTCAGCGTCGCAAGGCCCTCCTCGACGCCGCAGACAAGACCAACGTCTCCCGATACTGGGAAGCCCTGCCTTCGATGCCCGGCGCAGACCCCATGCCACGGCTCGTCGTAGTTGTCGACGAGTTCGCGGTGATGGCCGAGCAGTTGCCGGAACTGCTCAAGTCCCTCGTCGAGATCGCCGCGCAGGGTCGCTCGCTCGGCGTGCATCTCGTGCTGGCCACGCAGCGCCCGGCGGGCGTGGTCAACGCCGAGATGCGAGCGAACATCAACTTGCGCATCGCGTTGCGGGTGGCGTCCATTGACGACAGCATGGACGTGATCGGCGGTCCGGAGGCGGCCCGGATCCCGGCCGAAGGCACCGCCGGACGTTGCCTCGTGCGGACCGGCACCAGCCGACCGGTCCCCCTGCAGGCCGCGCGAGTCGGGGGCCTGCGGCCCGGAGCCCACGCGGTTAGCGCCAGTGTCGGCGTCGTGCCTGTGGACTGGCTCGACGTCGGCCGGCCACCGGCCGGCGCGCCGCCCGACAGCTACGACCCGGCGGATCCCACTGATCTGTCCACCTTGGTGACCGCGGTCGCCGAAGCCGGGAGTCGGCTTGGCACAGCGCGGCCACGCTCACCCTGGCAGCCGCCGCTGCCGACCGCCCTCCCGCTGTCGTCGCTGGCGCCGTCCGACCAGGATCTCGCCATCGTCTACGGCCTTGAGGACCTGCCGTCCCGGCAACAGCAGCGTCCCGCCGTACACGACCTACGCCGTGCCGGGCACCTGCTGGTAGCTGGTGCCCCCAAATCCGGCAGATCGACCCTGCTGCGCACATTGGCCGGATCGATCGCCACAAGCGTCACCGCCGAAGTGGCCCAGCTCTATGTCGTGGACTGCGGCGGGGGGGGCCTGTCGTCGCTGGCGGCGTTGCCGCACTGCGGTGCCGTCGTCACGCCGGCCGAGCCTGAGCGGGTTGACCGGCTGCTTACCAGGCTCACAGCTGAGCTGTCGCGCCGGATGCAGCTGCTTGCCACTGCGGGCTGCAGCGATATCGGTGAGTACGTTGCCGGGGGTGGTGAGCCCCTTCCGTACCTCGCGGTGATCGTCGATCGTCACGACGCATTCAGCACCGCGCTCGAGCACATCGACGGTGGCCGCCTGGTTACCGAGCTCCAGCGACTGGTCCGGGACGGGCTGGCCGCGGGTGTCCGGGTCATCGTGACCGGTGACCGGAGCCTCCTGACGGGGAAGCTCGGTGGCCTCGTCGAGGACAAGCTGGTGCTTCGGCTCGCCGACCGGATGGACTACACCGTGGCTGGCCTATCGGCCAAGACATTGCCCGACATCGTTCCAACCGGACGCGCGTTCCGGCTGCCGGCCGGCGACCAGATTCAAATCGCCACCCTCTCCGCCGACCCGGAGGGTGCGGCGCAGAATCGCGCGATCCGGGACATCGCCGCGACTGCTGCGGCACCACGGCACCGACCGATCCGGGTCGATTCGCTGCCTCCGGCAATCAGCTATGCCGAGGCACGTGATCTGCCCGTCTCCGGCAGCGGCGCTCTTGTCGGCGTCGGCGGCGACGAGTTGGGACAGGTCCGCGCCGACGGCCCCGGGTTCCTCGTCCTCGGGACGTCAGGTAGCGGCCGCAGCAGCGCCCTGGCCGTTATCGCCCGTTCCGTCGTCGACGACGGTCGCCCGGTGGTTCTGGTCACCCCACGCCGGTCCCGATTGTCGGTACTGATCCCCGCCGGACCCGGCGTACTCGCAGTTCACGACGGTGGCGAGGAGGAACTTGCGGCCGCGGTAGCCACTTCAACCGACACGGTCCTCATCATCGACGACGTGGAAATGCTCACCGAGACCGCCCTTGGAGAACAGATCACCGCCATCCTCCGCCAGGCACGCGATACCCGGCACGTCGTGTACGCCGCCGCGTCGGGAGACGAGGCGGGAAACATCTACCGCGGCCCGCTCGCCGAACTGCGCAAGTGCAAGCAAGGGCTGGTACTTGCACCAACCAACCCCACCCAGGGGGATGTGATCGGCACCCGGCTGCCTCGGTCGGTGCTGTCCGCCGGCATCCCGCAACGAGGCGCCCTGGTGCTCAACGGGACGGTCACCGCGGTGCATGTACCAACCATCGAACCGCCGGCACCCGCGCGTGCTCCCGCCAAGCGCCGACGGGCGCCTGCCCGGACCGAGAGCGGTTGA
- a CDS encoding FHA domain-containing protein, with protein MTQRATESSLAAGPSVWFLPPGMTVVGRYDERMPVPPDVDLTELDPDRSVSRRHAELEVTASAVVLRDLGSANGTWLGETAVGPDGTALIDACSLRFGDVWVHFRPASVAARPEIQQSEPVADPTRTRMRADRPAGAAPAGQPVMHGRWGRLRGALRRH; from the coding sequence GTGACCCAACGGGCGACCGAATCGTCCCTCGCGGCCGGACCATCGGTATGGTTCCTGCCGCCCGGGATGACAGTTGTCGGACGCTACGACGAGCGGATGCCGGTGCCACCGGATGTCGATCTCACCGAGCTGGACCCAGACCGGTCCGTCTCCCGTCGTCACGCCGAACTCGAAGTGACCGCTTCCGCTGTCGTGTTGCGTGACCTCGGGTCCGCGAACGGCACGTGGCTGGGGGAGACCGCCGTTGGGCCGGACGGAACCGCCCTGATCGACGCGTGCTCGCTGCGCTTTGGCGACGTATGGGTGCATTTCCGGCCGGCGAGCGTAGCCGCCCGGCCGGAAATACAGCAGTCCGAACCCGTGGCGGATCCGACGCGAACCCGGATGCGGGCGGATCGGCCCGCTGGCGCAGCGCCAGCAGGCCAACCGGTAATGCATGGCCGATGGGGGCGCCTGCGGGGGGCTCTGCGGCGGCACTGA
- a CDS encoding serine/threonine-protein kinase has protein sequence MHVPTWAGYFGLAVTVAATGISLMLAFRHRSSSLARLAGLGLAAGAGDAAWWGSRVGSMNPVWWIVAAVAGALLGAAPLLVARWLGSPARVRIGTYSVDGIVGSGASGTVYRAHDDDGHAVAIKVLAPEWMDDEEFRARFRDEATLMRALDHPNCVRVREILDDDVIAAIVVDYVDGASLRAMLRRSGPLGGEQAAAVFDGALAGLEHVHARGMVHRDIKPDNILVDRAGVSRLVDFGLARDVGAFAQGSEASVGSPAYMSPEQVRGEPLDARTDIYSCGAVLFEVLTGQRPYVGATPAAVMDAHLGDPVPDPRSVRPQIPEALALLTMSALAKDPAARPGSAAQFRENLTAAARQAYGPNWQPAAMVGAVAALAAGGATAAIVGAGTVSAAGAALAPVAGSSTVGATVASGTVAGGTVAGGTSPAAPPGPSAPRSEPPSHAADGPKAPAEPGRAAPPRRTSALVSVVVSAIPVRIASRPPVVAGVVAVLTAVTLVGAAAASPSPPPLASCIVGTWAVLGGPYDDVWSQQPVLVNLPPSPLDGDTRYNADGTAIGVSPPGGPPATGVLNGAPFIDTGYGTSTWRWATRGEHTLLTINADYSHSVSLLYAGYDHTLSQGVPLQTGIVPTQVTCTATRLTIFDSFTYHGHVLTSTQNLRRLPAGAELPPASIVPSQAGLLGGAQLDSYCASLGFSMAAPTKPLLGPGDGTGNWTCTGAKGTQPVDMNAACQWQFYYHSNVTARLNDPNDAVSWLCYGGPAMTFTISPSSGGAKTVITMTSQTACPAGSQIVIYDIATLVPQADLRQGGPIRLQPDGSWQGTAQVGSFQSQQGQPTPSIPAGDLTIEASCQSSPNANAHAANYMPVTFHFTGS, from the coding sequence ATGCATGTTCCCACCTGGGCCGGTTACTTCGGTCTGGCCGTCACCGTCGCCGCCACCGGCATCTCCTTGATGCTGGCTTTCCGCCACCGTTCCTCGAGCCTGGCACGGTTAGCGGGGCTGGGCCTCGCTGCTGGCGCTGGGGACGCTGCGTGGTGGGGGTCGCGGGTCGGTTCGATGAACCCGGTGTGGTGGATCGTCGCAGCCGTCGCCGGTGCCCTACTCGGGGCGGCGCCACTGCTCGTGGCCAGGTGGCTGGGCTCGCCAGCCCGGGTGCGGATCGGCACCTACTCGGTTGACGGAATCGTGGGGTCCGGCGCGTCCGGCACCGTGTATCGGGCGCATGACGACGACGGCCATGCGGTTGCGATCAAAGTGCTCGCGCCCGAGTGGATGGACGACGAGGAATTTCGCGCCCGCTTCCGCGACGAGGCCACGCTGATGCGTGCCCTCGATCATCCGAACTGCGTCCGGGTGCGCGAAATCCTCGACGACGACGTGATCGCGGCGATCGTGGTCGACTACGTGGACGGGGCCAGCCTGCGCGCGATGCTTCGCCGTTCTGGCCCACTTGGTGGCGAACAGGCGGCCGCAGTCTTCGACGGGGCGCTCGCCGGCCTCGAGCACGTGCATGCCCGGGGGATGGTGCACCGCGACATCAAGCCCGACAACATCCTCGTGGATCGCGCCGGGGTGTCCCGGCTCGTCGACTTCGGCCTCGCCCGCGACGTCGGAGCCTTCGCCCAGGGCAGCGAGGCATCGGTGGGCTCGCCCGCCTACATGAGTCCGGAACAGGTGCGCGGCGAACCCCTGGACGCCAGAACGGATATCTACTCCTGCGGGGCGGTGCTCTTCGAGGTGCTGACCGGGCAGCGCCCGTACGTGGGCGCGACCCCAGCCGCCGTGATGGACGCCCACCTCGGAGATCCGGTGCCGGACCCCCGGTCGGTGCGGCCACAGATCCCCGAGGCCTTGGCGCTGCTCACGATGTCCGCCCTGGCCAAAGATCCTGCCGCCCGGCCCGGTTCGGCCGCGCAGTTCCGGGAGAACCTCACCGCGGCAGCTCGTCAGGCCTACGGGCCGAATTGGCAGCCGGCCGCGATGGTTGGCGCTGTCGCCGCTCTGGCCGCCGGCGGCGCAACGGCCGCGATTGTCGGCGCCGGGACCGTCTCGGCAGCGGGGGCTGCGCTCGCTCCGGTCGCCGGTTCCAGCACGGTGGGGGCCACCGTGGCGAGCGGCACCGTGGCGGGCGGCACCGTGGCGGGCGGCACTTCCCCGGCGGCTCCCCCCGGACCGAGCGCCCCGAGGAGCGAGCCCCCGAGTCACGCGGCGGACGGCCCGAAAGCTCCCGCGGAACCGGGCCGGGCGGCGCCACCGCGGCGCACATCCGCTCTGGTTAGTGTCGTTGTGAGCGCGATACCGGTGCGCATCGCCAGCCGGCCGCCGGTCGTCGCTGGAGTGGTTGCGGTACTGACGGCCGTCACTCTCGTCGGCGCCGCTGCAGCCTCACCCAGCCCCCCACCGCTGGCGTCATGCATAGTCGGCACCTGGGCGGTGCTGGGCGGTCCGTACGACGACGTCTGGAGCCAGCAGCCCGTCCTGGTAAACCTGCCGCCCAGTCCGCTCGACGGGGACACGCGTTACAACGCCGACGGCACGGCGATCGGGGTGTCCCCGCCCGGCGGACCGCCGGCCACGGGGGTTCTCAACGGCGCCCCCTTCATCGACACCGGATATGGGACGTCGACCTGGCGCTGGGCGACCCGTGGTGAGCACACCCTGCTGACGATCAACGCTGACTACAGCCACTCGGTGAGCCTGCTCTACGCCGGGTACGATCACACACTGTCGCAGGGCGTGCCGCTGCAGACGGGTATCGTCCCGACTCAGGTAACGTGCACGGCAACGCGGTTGACCATATTCGATTCGTTCACCTACCACGGGCACGTCCTGACCAGCACGCAAAACCTCCGCAGGCTGCCGGCCGGCGCCGAGTTGCCGCCCGCGTCTATCGTGCCGTCGCAGGCCGGCTTGCTCGGCGGCGCGCAACTCGACTCCTACTGCGCGTCGCTCGGATTCAGCATGGCCGCCCCGACGAAGCCTCTGCTCGGTCCGGGCGACGGGACCGGGAACTGGACCTGTACAGGAGCCAAAGGCACCCAGCCGGTCGACATGAACGCTGCCTGTCAGTGGCAGTTCTACTACCACTCGAACGTGACGGCCAGGCTCAACGATCCCAACGACGCGGTGTCGTGGCTCTGCTACGGCGGCCCGGCGATGACGTTCACCATTTCGCCGAGCAGTGGTGGGGCCAAAACGGTCATCACCATGACCTCCCAAACAGCCTGCCCAGCAGGAAGCCAAATCGTCATTTACGACATCGCAACCCTCGTCCCCCAAGCGGACCTCAGGCAGGGTGGGCCGATCCGGCTACAGCCGGACGGTTCCTGGCAGGGCACGGCGCAGGTCGGCTCATTCCAATCCCAGCAGGGACAACCAACGCCCTCGATACCCGCCGGTGACCTCACCATCGAGGCGTCATGCCAGAGCAGTCCAAACGCTAACGCTCACGCGGCGAACTACATGCCGGTCACCTTCCATTTCACAGGTTCCTAG